A region of Cardinium endosymbiont of Sogatella furcifera DNA encodes the following proteins:
- a CDS encoding AAA family ATPase translates to MNKPKLPLGVSNFHKLVSNDYLFCDKTSMLVDFLSKGDEVTLITRPRRWGKTLNMSMLHHFFASEVNGVSTTGLFNDLAIGKLEGGKYIKEHQGKYPVIMISFKDINADSFQGAYDSVYLLIKKLYGLFEYLLESDKLNSDQRYEFSAILNRMANQRQLEKSLELLSTCLFNYHGQKVYILIDEYDTPLNKAYGNQPYLDAMVVFMRNLFSAALKDNTTLERGVLTGILRVSKDSMLSGLNNLETYTLLDEEYSSHFGFSEAEVSSLFQETNLSTSMDEVKNWYNGYKVGNLVMYNPWSIISCINRSGRFDVYWVNTGNNDLIKQLILSSNESLKEQFEQLMQGEALTVPVDKHLAFDLLGTNETALWSLLLFAGYLTFETSNLSLDSDLYDCIVKVPNNEIRRLYNRFFKEWLSSKFVDQGVYTSFLEHLVTGTVSLFVEELSFFLRQSASCFDTQFSRKSEGFYHGFVLAMLASLGRTHYVRSNRESGLGRYDVLIIPKDGPKALLLEFKHVRKEEELETAAKLALSQIQDQAYHTEILHYPHVQEVVEVGIAFSGKSVLAAYASYDLVGKNPGKVMLTNKYVQEDGYE, encoded by the coding sequence ATGAACAAACCTAAATTACCACTAGGGGTTAGTAATTTTCATAAGTTGGTATCTAACGATTACCTCTTTTGTGATAAGACATCCATGCTTGTTGATTTCCTGAGCAAGGGTGATGAAGTTACCCTAATTACTCGTCCTCGTCGTTGGGGCAAGACGCTCAATATGTCTATGTTGCACCATTTTTTTGCTTCAGAAGTAAATGGGGTAAGTACAACAGGCTTATTTAATGATTTAGCGATTGGTAAGCTAGAAGGTGGTAAATACATTAAGGAGCATCAAGGAAAGTACCCTGTCATTATGATCAGTTTTAAGGATATAAATGCAGATAGTTTTCAAGGGGCATATGATTCCGTTTATTTATTAATAAAGAAGCTTTATGGATTATTCGAGTATTTACTTGAAAGTGATAAACTTAATTCGGATCAAAGATATGAATTTAGTGCAATTTTAAATAGGATGGCTAATCAACGACAGCTAGAAAAATCTTTAGAATTGCTCAGTACTTGTCTTTTTAATTATCATGGCCAAAAGGTGTATATCCTTATAGATGAGTACGATACACCATTGAATAAGGCATATGGTAATCAACCGTATTTGGATGCTATGGTCGTATTTATGCGTAACCTGTTTAGTGCTGCTTTAAAAGACAATACTACACTAGAACGAGGCGTATTAACCGGTATATTAAGGGTTTCAAAGGATAGTATGTTATCTGGGTTGAATAACCTAGAGACCTATACTTTGCTAGATGAAGAATATAGTAGTCACTTTGGCTTTAGCGAAGCCGAAGTTTCCTCTTTATTTCAAGAAACGAATCTTAGTACTTCCATGGATGAAGTAAAAAATTGGTACAATGGGTATAAAGTAGGCAACTTGGTGATGTATAATCCATGGTCTATTATTTCTTGTATCAATAGATCGGGTCGTTTTGATGTCTATTGGGTTAATACGGGTAATAATGATTTAATCAAGCAGTTGATTCTTTCTTCTAACGAAAGTCTTAAAGAACAATTCGAACAATTAATGCAAGGAGAAGCTTTAACGGTTCCTGTAGATAAGCATCTTGCTTTTGATTTGTTAGGTACGAATGAAACTGCTTTATGGAGCTTACTCTTATTTGCTGGCTATTTAACCTTTGAAACAAGTAACCTGAGTTTAGATAGTGATTTATACGATTGTATAGTTAAGGTTCCCAATAATGAAATACGTAGACTCTACAATAGGTTCTTTAAAGAATGGTTGAGCAGTAAGTTTGTTGACCAAGGAGTTTATACTTCTTTTTTAGAACATTTAGTAACTGGAACAGTATCTCTTTTTGTGGAAGAACTAAGCTTTTTTTTACGCCAAAGTGCTAGTTGTTTTGACACACAATTTTCTAGAAAATCAGAAGGATTTTACCATGGTTTTGTACTGGCTATGTTGGCAAGCTTGGGTAGAACCCATTATGTACGGTCCAATAGAGAGAGCGGTCTAGGTCGTTATGATGTATTAATTATTCCTAAAGATGGCCCCAAAGCGCTCCTATTGGAATTTAAGCATGTGCGTAAAGAAGAAGAACTAGAAACTGCAGCTAAACTTGCCTTATCGCAAATACAAGATCAAGCCTATCATACTGAAATATTACACTATCCGCATGTCCAAGAAGTAGTAGAAGTCGGTATTGCTTTTTCTGGGAAATCAGTTCTAGCTGCTTATGCCAGTTATGATCTGGTTGGTAAAAATCCTGGTAAAGTAATGCTAACGAATAAATATGTCCAGGAAGACGGGTATGAGTAG
- a CDS encoding reverse transcriptase produces the protein MNKVKSYEISKHVVMQAYQNIKANAGAAGVDGKTIEEFERNLKGNLYKIWNRMSSGSYFPPPVKAVPIPKKQGGERILGVPTVMDRIAQAVAKIMLEPNLEPPLGVINR, from the coding sequence ATGAATAAAGTAAAGTCGTATGAAATATCAAAGCATGTGGTGATGCAAGCCTATCAAAACATAAAGGCTAATGCAGGCGCAGCTGGTGTAGATGGTAAAACGATTGAAGAATTTGAAAGAAATCTTAAAGGGAATCTTTATAAGATCTGGAATCGGATGTCATCTGGGAGCTACTTTCCCCCACCTGTTAAAGCGGTACCTATACCAAAGAAACAAGGAGGAGAAAGAATACTAGGCGTTCCTACTGTAATGGATAGAATTGCCCAAGCAGTTGCTAAGATCATGTTAGAACCGAACTTGGAACCCCCTCTGGGGGTTATTAATAGGTAG
- a CDS encoding Rpn family recombination-promoting nuclease/putative transposase — MTERLKHDGLVKRILADPIAAQEFLSHYLSESCKSLLDLNTIKVE, encoded by the coding sequence ATGACAGAAAGATTAAAACATGATGGACTAGTTAAAAGAATCCTTGCCGATCCAATAGCTGCCCAGGAGTTTCTCAGCCATTATTTATCAGAGTCTTGTAAATCATTATTGGATCTAAACACGATTAAGGTTGAATAA
- a CDS encoding ankyrin repeat domain-containing protein gives MLDKEGFTPLHWAALKLNVEDKGEMQLFHRLINAIGDVNVTDKSERIALYLASEENLPLVVKVLIEDGRADPNKQTNYGTAPLHVASKLGYSAVVELLLSAENIDVNIKNKYGSTPLHLASKYGHEEVVQLLIKNLRTKVDEKDKSGKTALDLASNLEVVKILKRANRKRKLYKIEAPRARL, from the coding sequence ATATTAGATAAAGAGGGCTTTACCCCTTTACATTGGGCAGCGTTAAAACTTAACGTAGAAGATAAGGGTGAGATGCAGCTTTTTCACCGGTTAATTAATGCAATAGGTGATGTCAACGTAACAGATAAATCGGAACGTATCGCTCTTTATCTTGCATCAGAAGAAAATCTCCCATTAGTAGTCAAGGTCTTGATTGAAGATGGAAGGGCTGATCCAAATAAACAAACTAATTATGGAACTGCTCCTCTTCATGTTGCATCGAAGCTAGGTTATTCAGCAGTAGTTGAATTATTACTGAGTGCTGAAAATATTGATGTCAATATAAAAAATAAATATGGCTCTACCCCCCTTCATCTAGCATCTAAATATGGGCACGAAGAGGTAGTCCAACTTTTAATTAAGAATCTAAGGACTAAGGTAGATGAAAAAGACAAAAGTGGAAAGACCGCTCTTGACTTAGCCAGCAACCTAGAAGTAGTAAAAATCTTAAAGCGAGCCAATAGAAAACGAAAACTTTACAAAATTGAAGCCCCTAGAGCTAGGCTTTAA